The Neorhizobium sp. NCHU2750 genome has a window encoding:
- a CDS encoding ABC transporter substrate-binding protein, which translates to MKSIISRLIAGCSLALLATGAFAQDKVLVVAGPGGSVEKALRDSVFPSFSEKTGMRMEYVAGNSTDILAKLQAQAGNQQIDVAMIDDGPMAQAVSLGFCRDLELGDLKKDLYKVALFPDGKSVAYGLLGSGFVYNKDIFKKNGWAAPTSLSDLSDPKFAGKIVIPPLNNTYGVLTLVQVAKANGGSESNIDPGFKAFTDKIAPNVLAFEPSPGKMTELLQSGQAVLAVWGSSRAKALADTGFPAGFVYPKEGGAVIGTGVCPVAGGAQKPEAEAFINYLLQPDIQVKMAKASGLAPVNRNAKLAPEDQVGMPYGEDQVNQLVSVDWVTINKNRGAWNQRWTREVER; encoded by the coding sequence ATGAAATCAATCATCTCTCGGCTCATCGCCGGCTGCTCGCTGGCATTGCTGGCAACCGGCGCCTTCGCACAGGACAAGGTTCTGGTTGTCGCCGGACCCGGCGGATCGGTCGAAAAGGCACTACGCGATTCCGTGTTTCCGTCTTTCTCGGAAAAGACCGGGATGAGGATGGAATACGTCGCCGGCAACTCGACCGACATTCTGGCCAAGCTCCAGGCACAGGCCGGCAATCAGCAGATCGACGTCGCCATGATCGACGATGGCCCGATGGCACAGGCCGTATCGCTCGGCTTCTGCCGGGATCTTGAGCTCGGCGATCTCAAGAAGGATCTCTACAAGGTCGCCCTGTTCCCCGATGGAAAGTCGGTCGCTTACGGCCTGCTTGGCTCCGGTTTCGTCTACAACAAGGATATCTTCAAGAAGAACGGCTGGGCTGCCCCGACTTCGCTCTCTGACCTCTCCGACCCGAAATTCGCCGGCAAGATCGTCATTCCGCCGCTCAACAATACCTATGGCGTGCTGACGCTCGTCCAGGTCGCCAAGGCCAATGGCGGCAGCGAGAGCAATATCGATCCGGGCTTCAAGGCCTTCACCGACAAGATCGCACCGAATGTGCTGGCCTTCGAACCTTCTCCGGGCAAGATGACCGAACTGCTGCAGAGCGGCCAGGCCGTGCTCGCTGTCTGGGGTTCCAGCCGCGCCAAGGCGCTGGCCGATACCGGCTTCCCGGCAGGCTTCGTCTATCCGAAGGAAGGCGGCGCAGTCATCGGCACCGGCGTCTGCCCGGTTGCCGGCGGCGCCCAGAAGCCTGAGGCCGAGGCCTTCATCAACTACCTGCTGCAGCCCGACATTCAGGTCAAGATGGCCAAGGCTTCCGGCCTTGCCCCGGTCAACCGCAACGCGAAGCTGGCACCGGAAGATCAGGTTGGAATGCCCTATGGCGAAGACCAGGTGAACCAGCTCGTTTCTGTCGACTGGGTCACCATCAACAAGAACCGCGGCGCCTGGAACCAGCGCTGGACGCGTGAAGTCGAACGCTGA
- a CDS encoding LysR family transcriptional regulator has product MKDMDDLETFAKVVATRNMSLAALSLGVTPAVVSKRIKRLEKSLGARLLQRTTRQIAVTEAGQGFYDRVVSILASMEEAQAYASGRSSAIVGTLRVTAPTSFGRMHVAPHLCGFMAEYPHLSIDLVLSDALTDLVAEGFDLAIRIGDLKDSGFVARKLCGVTRVLCASRSYIDTHGMPGSLDDLADHQCLPAHNGEPWRLDGPQGPLTYRPEGKLKTNSSEVIREAVISGLGIALRSTWDIGKELSDGSLVRVLPDYQGSRNVTISAVFPSRQFLPAKVRVFIEHLHGVFGPQPYWESAADN; this is encoded by the coding sequence ATGAAAGACATGGATGACCTCGAGACGTTTGCTAAGGTGGTAGCCACGCGCAACATGTCTCTTGCAGCACTGTCACTGGGCGTGACGCCGGCTGTGGTGTCGAAGAGGATCAAGCGCCTTGAGAAAAGCCTTGGGGCAAGGCTGCTGCAGAGAACGACCCGGCAGATTGCGGTCACAGAGGCCGGACAGGGCTTTTATGATCGCGTCGTCAGCATCCTTGCCAGTATGGAAGAGGCGCAGGCCTATGCGTCCGGCCGCTCATCGGCAATTGTCGGCACCCTCAGGGTCACCGCGCCAACGTCGTTCGGGCGCATGCATGTAGCGCCGCATCTCTGCGGCTTCATGGCGGAATATCCGCATCTGTCGATCGATCTGGTGCTTTCCGATGCGCTGACAGACCTTGTCGCGGAAGGGTTCGACCTGGCGATCCGTATCGGGGACCTCAAGGATTCGGGCTTTGTTGCCCGTAAACTCTGCGGTGTCACCCGCGTGCTTTGCGCCTCCAGATCCTATATCGACACGCATGGCATGCCAGGCTCTCTCGATGACCTTGCGGATCACCAATGCCTGCCCGCTCATAATGGTGAGCCCTGGCGATTGGACGGTCCACAGGGGCCTTTGACCTATCGGCCGGAGGGCAAGCTCAAGACCAATTCCAGCGAGGTCATCCGCGAGGCCGTCATTTCCGGCCTCGGCATTGCCTTGCGATCCACCTGGGATATCGGCAAGGAGCTGTCAGATGGAAGCCTGGTTCGTGTTCTCCCGGATTACCAGGGGTCGAGGAATGTGACGATCTCTGCCGTTTTCCCCAGCCGGCAGTTTCTTCCGGCAAAAGTTCGGGTGTTCATCGAGCACCTGCATGGGGTCTTCGGCCCCCAACCCTATTGGGAGAGTGCTGCAGACAACTGA
- a CDS encoding heme-binding protein, with protein sequence MLTIRRLSLEDARLLIAGAARKADEIGVPMCIAVCDESGQLIAFERMDGGKITSSIIAQDKAYTAAGAKRTTESYGVASQPGSAAYGINSAIGGRLMVVAGGLPVIVDGEVVGSIGLSSGTPAQDSECAQAGIDYFLSHHGS encoded by the coding sequence ATGTTGACCATTCGACGATTGAGCCTCGAGGACGCCCGACTTCTGATCGCAGGAGCGGCACGTAAAGCGGACGAGATCGGCGTGCCGATGTGCATTGCCGTCTGTGACGAGTCCGGCCAGTTGATCGCGTTCGAGCGAATGGACGGCGGAAAGATTACCAGCTCGATCATAGCCCAGGACAAGGCCTATACGGCGGCAGGTGCCAAGCGAACGACGGAAAGCTATGGCGTGGCGAGCCAGCCCGGCAGCGCAGCCTATGGCATCAATTCGGCTATCGGCGGCCGGCTGATGGTGGTTGCCGGCGGCCTGCCGGTGATTGTCGACGGCGAAGTTGTGGGTTCGATAGGCCTCAGCTCCGGCACGCCGGCACAGGATAGCGAATGCGCTCAGGCAGGCATCGACTACTTCCTCAGTCATCACGGATCGTAG
- a CDS encoding LysR family transcriptional regulator, protein MHLLNQKQLMAFRAVMTTGGVGTGAEMLNVTQPAVSRLIRDLEDQIGVPLFVRKRGDVLRPTSDAATLFRDVERYFLGLEQVGHTVDALRKRRGGRLRVAALPALYLSILPRFIGEFTASRPGIDVPLMATSSETIVDWVATGRADLGLVDWPLDHPGLKRSSLPSIEPVAVVPENHPLAQKDTLGPADFANDPFVSIVRGTQLRVNIDRFFLNAGVERVFGNEADLSMAACSMVAAGGGLSIIDPITAVHYWEEGVCFRPIEPAIELSFSAIHAASHNDGLLDVFLTEFSDAFSLYIERLPRFFMRRAQLMRG, encoded by the coding sequence GTGCATCTGCTCAATCAGAAACAGCTGATGGCTTTTCGCGCGGTGATGACGACCGGAGGCGTGGGAACGGGCGCCGAGATGCTGAATGTCACGCAGCCGGCCGTCAGCCGCCTTATCCGTGACCTCGAGGACCAGATCGGCGTGCCGCTTTTCGTGCGAAAGCGGGGCGATGTGCTGCGGCCCACCTCGGATGCGGCCACGCTGTTTCGCGATGTAGAGCGATATTTTCTGGGGTTGGAGCAGGTCGGGCACACCGTTGATGCCCTTCGAAAGCGGCGTGGAGGCCGGCTGAGGGTCGCGGCGCTGCCCGCACTCTATCTTTCGATCCTGCCCCGCTTCATCGGCGAATTCACCGCCTCACGGCCTGGCATCGATGTGCCGCTGATGGCCACGTCGTCCGAGACGATCGTCGATTGGGTGGCGACCGGGCGTGCAGATCTCGGTCTGGTCGATTGGCCGCTGGATCACCCCGGCCTGAAACGCAGTTCATTGCCCTCGATCGAGCCTGTTGCGGTCGTTCCCGAAAATCACCCGCTTGCTCAAAAGGATACGCTGGGACCTGCCGATTTCGCCAATGATCCGTTCGTTTCGATTGTCAGGGGCACCCAGTTGCGCGTCAATATCGATCGCTTTTTTCTCAATGCAGGTGTCGAGCGGGTTTTCGGCAATGAAGCCGATCTGTCGATGGCGGCCTGCTCCATGGTGGCAGCGGGTGGGGGGCTGTCGATCATCGACCCGATCACTGCCGTCCATTATTGGGAAGAGGGGGTCTGCTTCCGGCCGATTGAGCCGGCGATCGAACTGTCGTTTTCCGCCATTCATGCTGCGTCGCACAACGACGGACTGCTCGATGTTTTCCTCACCGAGTTCAGTGATGCCTTTTCGTTATATATCGAGCGTCTGCCACGCTTCTTCATGCGGCGTGCCCAACTGATGCGGGGCTGA